CCCAAACCTGCTTCTTCCCCCACCAAAGCTGAAACCATCCTGACTGTGCCTGGGGCTGACAGCCTGTGGCAACTGCCAGGGCTCCTGAATGATATCTCACATGCACATTCCTTCTGCACAGAGTGCTCACTGCAGGTGGGACCCAGCTCTCTGGTGGATGCACTGCATGGGAAGCATGCTTTTAATTTAGTGGGAAAAGCAAGCAGGAGTAGTTACTCCAATAAAACCCAACAACTTAGAACCAGAGGAAATAGTGATGAAGAGGAGCACGTGAGAGCAGACAACAGACACCTCTTTCAGAGGAGGGTAAAACGGAATGGGGAGTGACCAGGGCAGGACGCTCATGTTGTTGAGAATACTCTTTCCAAAGTCAACCTCACCAGACAGAAGAGGGTCTTCAAAACCATCAATAAAGGAGTAAGCAAGTGTGTGCCCTGCACACGCAGAGCCCATCCTGTTCTCgggccccttccctctccctcacacacTTACCTGCGATTCCTTGCAACAGCCCGCAGACGTTGAAAATACTTTTCTTCATAATGCTCTGTACACACATGGTGAAGACAGACACCAGGGCCACTGTGCAGAGGATGAAGATGCCGAAGGCCAAGAAGATCGCTGTGGCCTGCCAGAAGCCACTGGCAATCTCACCAAAGTTCTCAGCGTAGGGCCCACACACTGTCACTTGCGTGGCATTCTGCACCCTGGACTTGCGGATGCAGCGGTTATAGATGCCCAGAGTGGGGTGGTAGGGCTCCGAGGGGCCGCTCAGCTCATCGGGCTGAGCGCTGCCGCGGGTCTTGGGTTTTCCAATCAGCCAGACTTCGCTCATGAAGGCAATGAGCTCTGCAAAAGCCACCACAATACTCAGGAGGGTCCAGAGCATCGAGCGACAGGTGACAATGACATGACACATATTGGTGTTCGAGGCGGAAAAAGAATCAGAGGAATCCACGGGTTACTAATAAAAGAAGCCGGTGGGGAAGGAGGTACAGGCGGCCTCGGAAGGCAGTCGCTGTTGGGGGGCACTCACTCCCACAGCCGGGGGCTCCTTTCTCCCAGCCTCTGGGGGCGCCGTCTG
This sequence is a window from Phyllostomus discolor isolate MPI-MPIP mPhyDis1 chromosome 3, mPhyDis1.pri.v3, whole genome shotgun sequence. Protein-coding genes within it:
- the LHFPL2 gene encoding LHFPL tetraspan subfamily member 2 protein, producing MCHVIVTCRSMLWTLLSIVVAFAELIAFMSEVWLIGKPKTRGSAQPDELSGPSEPYHPTLGIYNRCIRKSRVQNATQVTVCGPYAENFGEIASGFWQATAIFLAFGIFILCTVALVSVFTMCVQSIMKKSIFNVCGLLQGIAGLFLILGLILYPAGWGCPKAVVYCGHYASAYKPGDCSLGWAFYTAIGGTVLTFICAIFSAQAEIATSSDKVQEEIEEGKNLICLL